One window of Pseudomonas sp. FP198 genomic DNA carries:
- a CDS encoding ribonuclease E inhibitor RraB has translation MSTAYQEDISTSVLRRMKEGGFDFSQFHPIEFYAIFPDEERARRAAGHFRGESLNAQISAREDGAWSLELSRVMYATYDDIGDFELNFEAVVEPLGGIIEGWGVKQEIRRLQA, from the coding sequence ATGAGCACAGCCTATCAAGAAGATATCAGCACCAGCGTGTTGCGCCGCATGAAAGAAGGCGGTTTCGATTTCTCCCAATTCCATCCCATCGAGTTCTACGCCATTTTTCCCGACGAGGAACGGGCGCGCAGGGCGGCAGGTCATTTTCGGGGAGAATCTTTGAATGCGCAGATCAGCGCTCGGGAAGATGGTGCCTGGTCACTGGAACTGAGCCGGGTGATGTACGCCACATACGACGATATAGGTGACTTCGAACTGAACTTCGAGGCGGTGGTTGAGCCACTGGGTGGCATCATTGAAGGGTGGGGCGTCAAGCAGGAGATCCGTCGCCTGCAGGCCTGA